The Pelodiscus sinensis isolate JC-2024 chromosome 6, ASM4963464v1, whole genome shotgun sequence sequence cctctttcctgtatctttaataaaaggCTAAAAGTTGTTTAGTGATGTTTGCCACTGTGCTAAGCAGGTTGAGGTCTGTGTATACCAAACCCCAGATCTTGTTTAAAACAGTTGAATGTTGGACAGTTTCAGGGTCACATTAGCACCTCTGACTGTGGCCATATGTTCTAACCAATTAATACAATATTCCCTCACCTTCATAGAATATTGGCTACGGAGGTAGGAATTCCTCTTTAAGCCACTGTATACTCAAGTCATAGAGATCCTTATATTACTGCACAGAGATATAAAATGAAGTGGGAATTAGGCATATCATAGGGAATCCTGCATTAAACTAGAACCTCCTACACTGgcaaaaggaaaattaaggacAGTAGGAAGAGTTTTTTGTTTAAAGGGGGAGACACTTCAAGAAGAGCACTGAAGTCAATTCTAAAAAGAAAGCTTTATAAAGTGATATATGATGCCAGATCCTGGGCATTTAGTTTTCCACTCATTTCTGCCTATTTTAACACCTCGTAACTTCCCTGAATTGTTTTCTTCTTAAAGGCTTTGTGTTGCAACTACACATATTGGAGCAGAAATCACTCGTTTCATTTGCAATCAGATAAACACCACTATTAAAGCCTTCTCCCAGAGCGTACATTCCCACACTTGTTTCAGTCCCAAACATTTTTCAGGAGGGGCTGATGCTGGTACTACGTGCATACAGGAGACCTGCGGCCAGCAAAAACAGGAAGTCATGCAGGCGGATATTTACAGCAGACCGTGTGAACAGTATGTGCATTCCACTGAAGGCCCCTTTAAAGGAACTTTTCCAGTTTGTTTTACtgggattctctctctctctttttttctctcttttttttaaaggtaagaGATGCTTGGAAAACTAGGCCATATGTTGACTGGTTTTACCTCAAGGTCCAGTAGTAGATAGCCTCAACCTTTTCTTCCCATAATGCATTGACTGCAGCACGCAAGTACCCTGGTGATGGAAATTCTACTGGGACAAGAATCTCCTCTAGCAGGATGAGCTATGGTTCGAATGTTAGGTTTTACTAAAAGTCTTGCCAGCCGCATCAAGGCTGCATGGTAAAGTTAGAGCTGCGAGAAGCCACTGGAAAGAAAAATGCTTCCTCGTGACAAGCTGCCTCTCCTGCCTGTTGCCATCAGAAAACCCATTGTGATAGGAGAGGAAGTGAAAGCTTTGCCTCTGTGCTGGACAAAATCCATGAAGCAGCATAAACAGAGGACTAGCAGCCATTGCATTCTGGATCCAAAAATCAGAATACTTATTTTGGCCCCAAATCAGCAAGGCTCATACATGTTTAAGGTCAAGCATGTGCTTGAGTGCTTTGATTTGGGGGGTTAAAGAGCAGGAATCAGTACATTCTTGAAAAAGAAACAAGAATAAGCTGATGTCCTGTACCCCATGTGCTGGTGGTACTATACCCCATGTCACCATACATAGGATCAGTATGTGAACATTAACAATTATTTAAAAGTGACTGTGCTTTTGTGTTAACCATTTTTTAACCTAAATATTTCCCAGTCTATTTCAAGTGCATAAGGGTAAGAGCAACAGAACAAGAGTACTGCTTTGcacatttgttttatattttccgATGATACTTTTCCTGCTTCTGAAACCACAAAAACATCCCTTATAAAACTATTAAAACGACAATAGGCGGGTGTGGCACAGAATAGAAGTACTCCAAAGCTAAACCACAGTTTGTTTGCTGGAAAGGACACTAAATGTGCACAACAGAGTTGAGACCTTAAAAAACTGCATTTGACAAAAGTACTCTCGGATTCCTATGTACAGGACCACTACCAAACACTAACGAAAGCAGATACAGAGTGGTTGATGCCACAGTATCAAACTGTTTCTAAAAACCATTCCTTGTTTTGAAATGCCACGCTCAAAAGAGCGGAGCTATGTGAAAAATGAGACATACTTTTAAAAACCCATCTTGAACTAGAATTGCTAATCAGAGCTAGAATTCACACTGCATAGATATGGACACAGAAAACCACTCTACCACCTTCTAATAGATTTGAGCCAtggtgcaaggggggggggttatttcacTTGTACTGATGAAATCAAGGTCAGCACCAGCTGCTTCACATTATAAACTAGCGATGATAAAGAACCTAAATAGTGTGATTTCCAGGTCTTATTAGACATATACAAAATGTAAAACCTCTGTCAAAGTCCAACCGCCACCCCCAATCCTGATTCTGCACAGATTTCGAAAGTTACAGCCGACTGCAACAATTGCCATGAGTGCTCCGcacccatgaaaaaaaaaaatcaagccatttATTTGGTGCCAGGTGTTAGGCACCTGTGTGGGAAAGTTTTGGTCACAATCTGTCTCAGAttacccatttttaaaaaggaaataataCTTAGCCCCATGCTCCCCTCTGTTTTAGGCCATATGGGAGCAAAGCACTGGTCGGATCCCACAAGAGGAAAGAGAGACAACATGGTATAGTCCCACCTTCCACAAAGGGCTCCTGCTCCGTTCATCAGAGACTGGCTTATCAGAGGATCATTAGTTTGTTAGAAAGTTATCCCATTTTGCAATACACACAGAATAGAAGACAGGTGGGGTTTTCAAATGttccccagctcccactgaagtctatgAAAATGGGAGCACAGTTAGGCAGAAGCaacatgcttttgaaaaatcttccccCGCAATGGTCTTCACTCTCAGCTAAGATGCTCTTCAGCCACCCAACCCCAAGCAGCCATTGCAAAAATCTGTTACACATTTTCAACATAATTAACGTGCATCCTCCCAACCCTTCAAAAACAtggcagattttaaaaaacaaatgcagATTCTAATTGCTAGCCATGTGTGTAAAACATTCTTTCACTTTATTAAAACTTGGATGGAAGAAATAGATTTTCATTGGTAAATGTCAGTAAATATCAATTTTGCATAAGCCAATGGAAAACACATCAGTTCCATCAATAATCAAAATTACTACTTGAGAATGTATTAATTAATTCACACAAAAAACctctgtatattttgacatgtaatATTGACACTTTGTGTTTGAACAATTATAAAAGTTTACTACTGACCGCCATAATTTTATCTGCCCCCCctataattttgcacaactgtaAAAATTTAAGTTATCCATTAAACTTCAACATTATTTTCCATCAAAATTACAAAAAAGGGTAAATTCTGCCAAACCTAATGAAAGATGTTGAAAACTTCTATGACAATGAACAAACTGTGGCCTACTGAGTATTTTATAGCGTCTTTATTATTtttagaaatttttttttttttttttaatacacacaATTAGAGAGCATTACTTTTGAAACTGAACTTCCGCGTTAGTCTGAAAAGGCTATttgacactgcccctttaaaattaAGGTCCATGTTTTTATGCTGGTACTTCTacgatttcaaaataatcattaGGTAGAATCACATAGCCTTTCCCTGCCACTATGTCTTTTTCCTTCTGAAACTGAACGATCTCTCGCAGCTTTTCAATCTGTCTTTCCTGACGTCTGCATCGCTGCTGCGCTGTCTTCAGCTTCTTTCGCAGTTTTTCAACTTGTTCCTCCAGCTGCTGAATTCTCTTTCTTTGATGTACTGTATCCTCTACAGTATAGTTGTGATCACAGAAAACGGCAAGATTACTAGGGGTCTGGAGAGGAGGCATTAATAATCCAACACTTGGATCTACAAATCTTGCATCTATTTGAGACGCAGGAAAGGAAGATGGTGGTGGAGCAGGTGGTAGCAaaggaggtggtggtggagggggtggtggtACTGCAGACAGATCTTCAGGTTGCTCTGTAAATTCTTCAGTCTACAAACAGCAAGAGAAAAAGTACATTTTAATCTGTTTTGGGAATAGGCCATCTAATCACCAGATTGTAGTCTGTAAACAACAATAAGCATATCCATTACTAGCAAAAACAGCTAAGAACTTCTTCATTAAAGTTTTCTGAGAACCATCCAAAATGATTCCAAGAACTCTCTCTCAGGTGTTAACAACTCAATTAGATATCCCATCATACATGTATAGGTggaattatttttccaatgtacatcTCTGTGCACACAGCAGTATTGCATTTTGTCTCCCATTTTGCTGCCCAGTTTTTGGAGATCCCTATGTAACACTTTGCAGCCAGCTTTGAACATAACTATTTTGCaggaatattttgcatttgcaAATGTTGTCATTTCACCATTCAGTCCCTTTTCTAGATCAtgaatgaatatgttgaacagcacagcTCTTTGACGAAACCTCTCTCTGTTGCAAAAAtggaccatttatttctactcttTATTTCTTATCTTTTAGCCAGTTATTGATCCATAACCGACCTGTTATTCCAGGACTAGTTCATTTCCTTAAAATCCTTTAGTGAGGCATCTTGCCAAAGGCTTTCAGAAAATTCAAATACACTAAACCACCCAAGACGTCCTTTCACagatgcttgttgaccccctcaaccAATTCTAATAGATTGAAGCATAACTTTCCTTTACaaaatccatgttgactcttccccaacaaatcatgttTATCTATGCACTTGGTAATTCTGTTATTTACTATGATTTCTACCAGTTTGCCTGGTAGCAAAGGTAGGCTGAACAGCCTTTACTTGTCAGGATTGCCTCCGGAGTCTGTTTTAAatatcctccagtcatctggtacataggctttttcagcagttacatactatagttagtagttctgcattTCTTTTCTGAATTCCTTCAGACATTCTGAGTAAATGTCATTTGGCCCTGCTGACATATTACTGTTAAATGtatcaatttgttttaaaattccaCAATGATGCATGAATGGGACAATACTTCAGAAATATCACCCAAAAAGGACATCTACATGAGCTGTATCTCACCTACACCTGTCGTTTTGcatatataggttgaacctccctggtccagcaacatccatggtctggcaggaccatggatgttgctggaccagagggccTTGATGGCTGGGGCCCACTGAGAGTCCAGCAACCAGGAACTTggcagctggcagcagagctgggctggcagggtcaggaagggagcccagctgggaggctggcaaCCCCATGGGAGAGCCGAGGCCAAGAGGCTGGaattgatctcccctggtctggcaaactcccttgttcgggaccagtcaggtacaCAAACactgttagcaaaactaccctatcctggaagaccatcttggttacaacaatctcaTGGCCCACTGAGATGCAGGAGGGTCACTCATTGGGCCTACTCACTAACCTAGTTGGCCGCTCTCTCCTCTAGACCCTTCAAAGTTGTCCTGCTCTCTGTTTAATATGCAAAAACACAAAGGGGCAGACAAAATCCAGATCTCCTTAACACGGTTCTTCTCCCTTCTCTGTATTAAAAAAATGCATATATTGCAGTATTTGAGTAACAAAAATTAAAGTATTATAAGAAAAAGTTTTCACGTTACCTTTATCTTCTCACTGGGTTCAGTGTAACAAAATATCGTGGGCACAGCATTTTCCTTCAGTAGCTTGTTATTGCACTCTCTTTTAAAGCAATCGGGAGTGAAGTGCTCTGAACAAATACTGCTATACTTTGTGGGCTTGAAATTTTTTCTTTTAACAGCAGCTTCCCATTTCTTGCAGAGGTCAGGTCTGGTGAGAGGAAACCTGCAAACGAGATGGACTTTCAGCGCCACTGAACCGCTTTCTAAGGAAAAGCGACAGCACTGCAGGCATACAAAAGGCACGGGTGCAGCACTCAGGGTTGGTCGGCATGGCGGGGCCAAGGAGCCCGGTGCTAGCTGCTGTACAAACAGGGATCAGAGAGGCAGCCTGCTGGCCCTGCGACATTCAGCGCCCTGGCTGGGTTTGCCAGCGCATACACCTACGGCGGGCATAGGGGCGCAATGGGGGGGCGCAAGGGGCCAGTGTCCGCAGGCAGAACAGGGTTTTGCACGGTTCGGGGGAACTGACAAGCAGGtgctgccgtggggctggccaaggcACAAGTGGCCAGGAGGCCTGGACAGGGAGCGGGCGGACTCGGAGGGGCATGGTCACTGCCAGGCCGGCTCATGGGCTTTGCCAGGCGCACACCGAGCCCAGCAGGCAGCtgaagccaggcctgggggcagatgggccagccctgcccctcattggcccgcgggccggacaaCAGGCCCGGGCaaccggcccgcgggccggaccaGGCtcgcaggagggggcggggcagcctcccagcggcccctccctcctgcctttcccccgcCCGACGGGTCCCACGTGCCcacgcagccccgcccccttatGGGTGCGCGCGTGCCGCCCCGCAGCCGGTGCGCACGCGCTCTGGGCTGCTCGCCAGTGACAGttactccccgccccccccccgggggcccTTCCCGCCGAGGCGCGCTCCCGCCCCGCGCAGGCGCGCTCCGGCCCTGTCCTCACTTGTGGAAGGAGATAGGCTTCTCTTTGTCGTATCGGTTCCGGCAGCGGTAGGCGGAGCAGGACTGCACCATTCTCCCCCGGCGGCGGCCGCCTGCCCCGCTCCGGAGCACGCCGGGGCCGAGTGCAAGGACTCGGGCGACCGCCAGTTACCGCCCGACCCCCATCCCTTTTCTATTAGCCCCTAGGAGCAGAAAGGGGACACGGCCTCTCCCGACTTCAAGATGGCGGTGCCAGCTTCAGGTGAACTCTCGCGATACCAGTGCCTCGCTCGCCTCCATTGGCCGTTCCCCTCCGCGAGGGTGGAGCCTTTTCGCGCAGCCCACCAATAGGCGTCGAGGCTCCGCGTGTGGCGCGGGGCCCCATTCGCCCAGCTTCCGCCTTATcctttgccccgcctcccttcGCTCACACATCTGGATAGCAGGGTCCCTGTGCTTCCAGCGTGCGCCAGCAGGCGGTGTCCAGACTGCTTCATTGCTGCGGAGTCTCGCTCCAGTGCCTTTGGCCAGAaattctgccccttcccctgcagctacTAGGGCTGCTCTCTGCCCTGGGTGAGGTGGGAAAGATCAGGCAGGCCAGGGCTCCTTCTtgcccagggaggggcagcctAG is a genomic window containing:
- the THAP1 gene encoding THAP domain-containing protein 1, whose amino-acid sequence is MVQSCSAYRCRNRYDKEKPISFHKFPLTRPDLCKKWEAAVKRKNFKPTKYSSICSEHFTPDCFKRECNNKLLKENAVPTIFCYTEPSEKIKTEEFTEQPEDLSAVPPPPPPPPPLLPPAPPPSSFPASQIDARFVDPSVGLLMPPLQTPSNLAVFCDHNYTVEDTVHQRKRIQQLEEQVEKLRKKLKTAQQRCRRQERQIEKLREIVQFQKEKDIVAGKGYVILPNDYFEIVEVPA